In Streptomyces sp. DG2A-72, one genomic interval encodes:
- a CDS encoding TetR/AcrR family transcriptional regulator, with protein sequence MSTPRQSRADRRRATEVRILDSARELFAEKGFERTTIRAVAAAASVDPALVMQYFGSKRELFSQAVKVVPAALTATHTDELVDQLLASLGLKLGGLPEGTLAMMRSMLTDQAAADHVRAALGRQIDSVGAALPAAEDPELRAALVVTALLGVTIGHQLLGLAALREAPADDIAALLRPAIKALAGPPG encoded by the coding sequence GTGTCCACTCCTCGCCAGTCCCGCGCCGATCGACGCCGAGCGACCGAGGTGCGCATCCTCGACAGCGCTCGGGAGTTGTTCGCCGAGAAGGGATTCGAGCGCACCACCATTCGCGCCGTGGCGGCTGCGGCGAGCGTCGATCCGGCTCTGGTCATGCAGTACTTCGGCTCGAAGCGGGAGCTGTTCAGCCAAGCCGTGAAGGTGGTCCCCGCCGCGCTGACGGCCACTCATACCGACGAGCTCGTCGATCAGTTGCTGGCCTCGCTCGGCCTCAAGCTCGGTGGTCTTCCCGAGGGCACGCTGGCGATGATGCGGTCGATGCTCACCGACCAGGCGGCAGCCGATCACGTCCGTGCCGCTCTCGGCCGGCAGATCGACAGCGTCGGTGCCGCCCTGCCCGCTGCCGAGGATCCCGAACTGCGCGCCGCACTGGTTGTCACCGCGCTGTTGGGCGTGACCATCGGCCACCAGCTCCTCGGCCTGGCCGCGCTTCGTGAGGCCCCTGCGGATGACATCGCCGCGTTGCTCCGCCCGGCCATCAAGGCTCTGGCCGGACCGCCGGGTTGA
- a CDS encoding nuclear transport factor 2 family protein, whose amino-acid sequence MSHLDTPAARTPHEVLTCYYQAMLDKSPDDLADLYTIDAVHEFPFASPGFPPCFEGREAVRAGYRAAWGASPVQVEEVRRVAAYETADPEVIVAEHVVVGTLTTKATTFTVPGLLILHVRNGLITRVRDYMDGLGVASARA is encoded by the coding sequence GTGTCACATCTGGATACACCTGCTGCTCGCACCCCTCACGAGGTGCTGACCTGCTACTACCAAGCCATGCTCGACAAGTCCCCAGACGATCTCGCCGATCTCTACACCATCGACGCGGTGCACGAGTTCCCGTTCGCCTCACCCGGCTTCCCCCCATGCTTCGAGGGTCGTGAGGCCGTGCGCGCCGGATACCGGGCAGCCTGGGGCGCCAGCCCTGTCCAGGTGGAGGAGGTCAGGAGGGTCGCGGCCTACGAGACCGCCGATCCGGAAGTGATCGTCGCCGAGCATGTCGTGGTGGGAACGCTGACGACCAAGGCCACCACGTTCACCGTCCCCGGTCTCCTGATACTCCACGTCCGCAACGGACTGATCACGCGAGTCCGCGACTACATGGACGGCTTGGGCGTCGCCAGCGCCAGAGCGTGA
- a CDS encoding helix-turn-helix domain-containing protein, translated as MNGAVLVVSPGTAQSASRIDLVMRTTVDLLRMQARVRKAEETHHAEQRLHTVVLRLLLSGQPHLATDVLGCTGVTHATVFRLAGPSVHAAYRAHWRAMQPSASLSDPGMLVCVNGHELVVVALHGIGGDRHSAHSLVTRIADRYQLAGGASDSLPLDMVATAWAEAGNARHSARAGSLTCATFLGPRGLLRAVPARRLVSWSAAILRPLDRQQHRTLEAYLRSGSAQAAASVLDVSEGTVRMRLRVIGTLLATELDNPTVQAQLLLAVRAPTAARQIASPARLVPDPPLPASLLSPEDARRWASALLKPLDRPLRIALRCWLQHRGRTAPAASELGLSRSTLSDWLNKCGRALFLDLSSTAVRAELHLAAETIATPDDAPALLPRRGGRTYRGAHSHDHHKS; from the coding sequence ATGAACGGTGCCGTCCTCGTCGTCAGCCCCGGCACTGCGCAATCCGCATCCCGCATCGACCTGGTCATGCGGACCACCGTTGATCTCCTCAGAATGCAGGCCCGGGTTCGCAAGGCAGAGGAGACGCACCACGCTGAGCAGCGGCTGCACACGGTCGTGTTGCGTCTCCTACTGAGTGGCCAACCTCATTTGGCCACCGACGTGCTGGGCTGTACCGGAGTCACGCATGCCACGGTGTTCCGGCTAGCCGGGCCGTCAGTACATGCCGCGTATCGGGCTCATTGGAGAGCAATGCAGCCCAGCGCATCCCTCAGTGACCCCGGAATGCTGGTGTGTGTGAATGGCCATGAATTGGTGGTCGTCGCTCTCCACGGCATCGGCGGTGACCGCCACTCGGCACACTCCCTCGTCACGCGCATCGCCGACCGGTATCAGCTGGCCGGTGGTGCTTCGGACTCGTTGCCGCTGGACATGGTCGCTACCGCGTGGGCCGAGGCCGGGAATGCGCGTCACAGCGCAAGGGCCGGCAGCCTGACGTGCGCGACCTTTCTGGGCCCGCGCGGGCTGCTTCGCGCTGTTCCTGCCCGTCGGCTCGTCTCTTGGTCCGCAGCAATCCTCAGACCCCTTGATCGCCAGCAGCACAGGACACTGGAGGCATACCTGCGGTCGGGATCCGCTCAGGCCGCCGCGTCAGTGCTCGACGTGTCCGAAGGCACCGTGCGCATGCGGCTGCGCGTCATCGGTACTTTGCTTGCCACCGAATTGGACAACCCCACCGTGCAGGCCCAGCTGCTGCTGGCGGTGCGGGCGCCGACCGCTGCTAGACAGATCGCCTCGCCTGCACGCCTTGTGCCCGATCCCCCGCTGCCCGCCAGTCTCCTCAGCCCCGAGGATGCCCGCCGCTGGGCGTCGGCCCTGCTCAAACCGCTGGACCGGCCACTGCGGATCGCCCTTCGCTGTTGGCTCCAACACCGTGGCCGCACGGCTCCCGCTGCCTCCGAGCTGGGCCTGAGCCGGAGCACGCTCAGCGACTGGCTGAACAAGTGCGGCAGGGCGCTGTTCCTCGACCTGTCGTCCACCGCAGTACGGGCGGAACTCCACCTAGCCGCCGAGACGATCGCGACTCCCGACGACGCCCCGGCTCTGTTGCCACGGCGGGGAGGCAGAACCTATCGAGGGGCACACTCGCATGATCATCACAAGTCGTGA
- a CDS encoding SAM-dependent methyltransferase, producing MTEPTRLSSQIDTSVAHSARVWNYWLGGKDHYPADQAAGDAYSSKYPNIVPFAGESRDFLRRTTTFLAKEAGIRQFIDLGAGLPTSNNTHEVAQRISPDCRVVYLDHDPIVLLHVHALLTSTPEGATAYVQADMRDTDAVLTGGAKTLDMTEPIALVISDVLGHIVDWDEARGLVRRLVDRLPSGSYLSLSHSTAADEKHQAVQDEYNSSGAIPYIFREPSVAIELFEGTELIEPGFTSWPRWRPDANTGRLTDRAGWGGVARIS from the coding sequence ATGACCGAACCGACCCGTTTATCCTCGCAGATCGACACGTCCGTCGCTCATAGCGCGCGCGTCTGGAACTACTGGCTGGGTGGCAAGGACCACTATCCCGCAGACCAGGCCGCCGGCGACGCCTACAGCAGCAAGTACCCCAACATCGTCCCGTTCGCAGGGGAGTCCCGGGACTTCCTGCGGCGCACGACCACGTTCCTGGCCAAGGAAGCCGGGATCCGGCAGTTCATCGACCTGGGGGCCGGGCTGCCCACGAGCAACAACACCCACGAGGTCGCACAGCGGATCTCCCCCGACTGCCGAGTGGTCTATTTGGACCACGACCCGATCGTGCTTCTCCACGTCCACGCGCTGCTCACCAGCACTCCCGAGGGCGCTACGGCCTATGTGCAGGCGGACATGCGTGACACGGACGCGGTCTTGACAGGTGGAGCCAAGACGCTGGACATGACTGAGCCGATTGCTCTGGTCATCAGCGATGTGCTGGGCCACATCGTGGACTGGGACGAGGCCCGGGGTCTTGTTCGCCGGCTGGTTGACCGCCTTCCTTCGGGCAGCTACCTGTCGCTGAGCCACTCCACCGCCGCGGACGAGAAACATCAAGCGGTACAGGACGAATACAACAGCTCCGGGGCGATTCCCTACATCTTCCGTGAACCATCGGTGGCCATCGAGCTCTTCGAGGGCACCGAACTAATCGAACCTGGGTTTACGAGTTGGCCGCGCTGGCGCCCAGACGCCAATACCGGCCGACTCACCGACCGCGCGGGCTGGGGCGGGGTGGCGCGGATCTCATGA